CCTCGACGGCCCGCGTCGCCGCGGCGGCCGCCTCTAGAATATTGATGACGACGCCGCCTTTCACGCCGCGGCACACCACGCTGGCGCCGCCGAGCACCTTGACCGTGCCGGTCGCGGCGTCGGGCGCGCCGATCAGGCAGGTGATGCGGCCGCTGCCGACGTCCAGTCCCGCCACCAGCTCCTGCTTCGTCTGCCTCTTCATCATCTCAGATTCCCCATCTGCGCCGCGGCCGGCTTGAGAAGGACCTTCCCGTCCTCGAACCAGCGCAGGTCCGCGGAAAAAGCGCCGGGCTCCTTCGAACGCGCGTCGGCGACGGCCTCGGACAGGCGCGAGAGCTTCTCGCGCGTCCACTCGAGGCGTCCCCACAGGACCTTCGTCCCGTCGGCCAAGGTCGCCTCCCAGCCGTCCTCGGGCGAGCTGTAGGCCATCCCGGTCAGCGCCGCCGGGAAGGAGCCCGAGGCGGCGAGGACCGGCCATTCGCGGGCGAGCGCCGACAGCTCGCCGGCGGAGGCGCCCGCGACCTCGACCGAGGGGCCCGTCAGCATGAAGGCGCCCTCGGGCGCGGCGAACACCGTGCCGTCGTCGGCCAGGTAGCCGGCGGGCTTGCCGCGGCGCGTGGCGGCGGCGACCGCGCGGCGGACGACGAGCGTCAAGGTCGCGGTCTTCTCCGTCCAGCCGCGGCGGACGCGGACGTCCGAGACCGACGGGAACTTCGCCTTGAGCGCCTCGGCCTTGTCGCCGGCGGTGCCGGGCTGCGCGTCGGCCGCGGCCTGCGCCAGCGAGCGCAGAGGCTCGGGGCCCTCGACGAGCGCGGCGTCGTCGACGGCCGCGGCGGCGGCGGACGGAAGGCGGAGGTCGGCCGCGAGCTTGCGGACCGTGACGAAGGCGACGCCGCCGAGGGCCGCGACGGCGAAGAACGCGGCGGCGGCGCGGACGCGGCGGGCTTTGTCCTTCGGCCGGGCGACGACGCGGTAGCGGCGGCGGGCCGGGAAGTTATTCACCGACGACCCTCATCTCGAGCTCGAGCTTCACGCCGCTTTCCGCGCGGACCCGCTCCGAGATGAGGTCGACGAGAGCGAGGACATCGGAGGCCTTGGCCCCGGCGAAGTTCTCGATGAAGTTGGCGTGCATCGGGGAGACGCGGGCGCCGCCGACGGCATGGCCCTTGAGGCCGGATCGCTCGATCATCTGCGCGGCGAAAAGACCGGGTGGATTTTTAAAAGTGGAGCCAACATTAAAGGTATGGATGGGCTGGGTCTGCAAACGCTTCTGCTGCTGACGGGCGACGACGGCCATTATATCAGCTTTGACCCCGCGCTTCAACCGGAGCAGGGCCGATAAAACGAGCGATTTTCCTAGATTACTAGAACGATAATCGAAGACCAGGCCGGACCGGGGGATCACGGCCGGGCGGCCCGCGGCGTCGAGCGTTTCGACCTCCTCCACGAAGGGCCCGATCTCCCCCTCGCGCGTGCCGGCGTTCATCACGAGCGCCCCGCCCACGCAGCCGGGCACGCCCACGATCGGCTCGAGCCCGGACAGGCCGTTCTCCGCGCAGCTCACGACCAGCTGC
This portion of the Elusimicrobiota bacterium genome encodes:
- the murB gene encoding UDP-N-acetylmuramate dehydrogenase, giving the protein MDWIGELERAGLSPLRDEPLSRRTSFKIGGPADAFVTAKTREQAFASLRVARAAGVPVFFLGWGSNLLVRDGGIRGLVLALGGDFERVEFPGPGLVRAGAAVRVPQLVVSCAENGLSGLEPIVGVPGCVGGALVMNAGTREGEIGPFVEEVETLDAAGRPAVIPRSGLVFDYRSSNLGKSLVLSALLRLKRGVKADIMAVVARQQQKRLQTQPIHTFNVGSTFKNPPGLFAAQMIERSGLKGHAVGGARVSPMHANFIENFAGAKASDVLALVDLISERVRAESGVKLELEMRVVGE
- a CDS encoding cell division protein FtsQ, whose amino-acid sequence is MNNFPARRRYRVVARPKDKARRVRAAAAFFAVAALGGVAFVTVRKLAADLRLPSAAAAAVDDAALVEGPEPLRSLAQAAADAQPGTAGDKAEALKAKFPSVSDVRVRRGWTEKTATLTLVVRRAVAAATRRGKPAGYLADDGTVFAAPEGAFMLTGPSVEVAGASAGELSALAREWPVLAASGSFPAALTGMAYSSPEDGWEATLADGTKVLWGRLEWTREKLSRLSEAVADARSKEPGAFSADLRWFEDGKVLLKPAAAQMGNLR